The following are from one region of the Silene latifolia isolate original U9 population chromosome 9, ASM4854445v1, whole genome shotgun sequence genome:
- the LOC141601117 gene encoding uncharacterized protein LOC141601117 — MDRSWMYGKRDFEYLERLHEFITQAVESQRQQGDDAQLMCPCSACKNRKKVNSRSEMREHLILKGFKPNYTVWIWHREKENDIPNCPNAVNVEKQVDNIMVDYEVIGEDCNNNEVNEHSDDKECDNVDQMMDDLEKDFVDCPEIFQIWFFDSKKPLFPGCSKFTRLSAVLKLYTLKAGNGWNDKSFTALLRLLSDMLPKGNELPTNTYRCKKVLCPLATNYQKIHACPSNCILYRKDYSDLDECPRCKKSRYKLKEGRKKGGPEKTLWYLSIIPWFKRLFANPKDAEYMLWHDKGRKKDGKLRLVADAPQWRTIDRDFPEFGSEPRNLRLGLCTDGINPFGTLSTQHSTWPIMLIIYNLPLWLTTKSKYILLTMLISGPKQPGNDIDVYLEPLIEDLKMLWNVGVEVFDAASGSKFQMRAMLYFTINDFPAYGNLSGYRLKTDKGCPVCGDDTESEWLEHSGKHVYMCHRRGLDLGHAYRKRKKAFYGKIEHRSAPLVLSGKEYHARAKNIRTEFGKPYKPPPNGVYHTKKSIFWDLPYWEHLSVRHFIDVMHVEKKVFDSIIGTLLNMPNKTIDGVKARHDMVARGRFEVNPIQKGKRTYLPPICTTFSRNEKKVLCESLKGVKVPHGYSSNISSLVSMKELKLVGLTSHDCHVLLTQLLPIAIRSVLLKHVRQVITKLCKFFNAINAKDIDPDSLDDLQADVVVILCELEMYFPISFFDILVHLIVHLVREIKLCGPVFQRSMWPMEREMGTYKRRMNNRYRPEGSIIEATVASETLGLCQDYFNNVQPLGLPTSRHEGRLEGKGTLGKKFHYR; from the coding sequence ATGGATCGAAGTTGGATGTATGGAAAGCGTGATTTTGAGTATCTTGAAAGGCTCCATGAATTTATTACTCAAGCAGTTGAAAGTCAAAGACAACAAGGGGATGATGCACAACTCATGTGCCCGTGTAGCGCATGTAAGAATCGAAAGAAGGTGAATTCTAGAAGTGAAATGCGAGAACATTTGATATTAAAGGGGTTTAAACCAAATTATACTGTGTGGATATGGCACAGAGAGAAAGAGAATGATATTCCTAATTGTCCTAACGCCGTAAATGTTGAGAAACAAGTTGATAATATTATGGTTGATTATGAGGTAATTGGAGAGGATTGTAATAACAATGAGGTTAATGAGCATAGTGATGATAAGGAGTGTGATAATGTTGATCAGATGATGGATGATCTTGAAAAAGATTTTGTTGATTGTCcggaaatttttcaaatttggtTCTTTGATTCAAAAAAGCCGTTATTTCCGGGTTGCTCTAAATTTACCCGTCTATCAGCGGTGTTGAAGTTGTACACCTTAAAAGCTGGGAACGGGTGGAACGATAAAAGTTTTACTGCTTTATTGAGACTCTTGTCCGATATGTTGCCGAAAGGTAATGAGCTTCCCACTAACACTTATCGATGTAAGAAAGTGTTGTGTCCCCTCGCTACGAATTACCAAAAAATCCATGCGTGCCCGAGTAACTGCATTTTGTACCGTAAAGACTACAGCGACTTAGATGAGTGCCCACGATGCAAGAAGTCAAGGTATAAGCTTAAAGAAGGTCGTAAAAAAGGTGGTCCGGAAAAGACCTTATGGTATTTATCAATAATACCATGGTTTAAGCGTTTGTTTGCAAATCCGAAAGATGCAGAGTATATGTTATGGCATGACAAAGGGAGGAAGAAAGATGGCAAGTTACGACTTGTCGCCGATGCTCCTCAGTGGAGGACAATCGATAGAGATTTCCCGGAATTTGGTAGTGAACCTAGAAATTTAAGATTAGGGCTTTGCACTGACGGAATTAATCCTTTCGGAACTCTAAGtacccaacatagtacttggccaatAATGTTGATAATTTACAATCTCCCTCTTTGGCTCACTACAAAGAGCAAATACATTTTATTGACCATGTTAATATCAGGTCCTAAACAACCGGGTAATGATATTGACGTGTATCTAGAGCCACTGATAGAGGATTTGAAAATGTTGTGGAATGTTGGAGTGGAGGTGTTTGATGCAGCCAGCGGTTCAAAATTTCAAATGCGTGCTATGTTGTACTTCACTATCAATGACTTCCCTGCGTATGGTAACCTCTCGGGTTACAGGCTGAAGACCGATAAGGGGTGTCCTGTATGTGGTGATGACACCGAGTCTGAATGGTTGGAGCACTCTGGGAAACATGTGTACATGTGTCATCGTCGAGGGCTTGACCTGGGCCATGCATATCGTAAGAGGAAGAAGGCATTCTATGGTAAAATTGAACACCGGTCAGCCCCTTTAGTTCTAAGTGGAAAAGAGTATCACGCACGGGCTAAAAACATCCGTACAGAGTTTGGAAAACCGTACAAACCTCCACCAAACGGTGTATATCACACAAAGAAGTCCATATTTTGGGACCTACCTTATTGGGAGCATTTGTCGGTTAGGCATTTTATTGACGTCATGCATGTAGAAAAGAAAGTGTTTGATAGTATTATTGGCACTTTGTTGAATATGCCTAATAAAACTATAGATGGTGTCAAAGCGAGACATGACATGGTTGCTAGGGGTCGTTTCGAAGTAAATCCAATTCAGAAGGGGAAGCGTACCTACTTACCCCCTATTTGCACGACTTTCTCCAGAAATGAGAAGAAGGTGCTGTGTGAATCTTTAAAGGGAGTGAAGGTGCCGCATGGATATTCCTCCAACATAAGTAGCCTTGTTTCAATGAAGGAATTGAAGTTAGTGGGATTGACATCTCATGATTGCCATGTTTTGTTAACCCAACTATTGCCTATAGCTATCCGATCTGTTTTGCTTAAGCATGTCAGACAAGTCATCACAAAGCTTTGTAAATTCTTTAATGCAATAAACGCGAAAGACATTGATCCAGATTCTTTGGATGATTTACAAGCCGATGTTGTTGTGATACTTTGTGAGCTTGAAATGTACTTTCCAATTAGTTTCTTTGACATTTTGGTTCACTTAATTGTTCACCTGGTGAGAGAGATAAAACTTTGTGGACCGGTATTTCAGAGAAGCATGTGGCCGATGGAGCGAGAGATGGGAACCTATAAGAGGCGAATGAACAATCGATATCGTCCTGAAGGCAGTATTATTGAAGCAACGGTTGCTTCTGAGACACTTGGATTATGCCAAGATTATTTTAATAATGTGCAACCTCTTGGACTTCCTACATCTCGACATGAAGGAAGGCTTGAAGGGAAGGGTACTTTAGGAAAAAAATTTCATTACCGTTGA
- the LOC141601118 gene encoding uncharacterized protein LOC141601118 produces the protein MSNPKSSEVNQPITQDQSDTRTLVAMIAEAVKGNKSNGEDEGMKYFRKMASYNPRTYDGKTDPVVFEDWVRGMDKLFEAVNCPDKWKVGFAVYYLVGQADLWWETVKEKKNEEGFGWAEFKELLRSKFYPVSLRRQKEEEFNSLRQGSMSVMEYAAKFMELSRFAPHMVATEELRMNRFERGLNWSLRDRLSTHTCLNYQEMYDKATNAERIMKEREGEQTKPKRKFEGGGALGQNYQNKQPNLAGGRFPSNMFQGRNQMPRCAKCGLTNHNTNQCRYPILRCFECGSPDHKRVNCPIARSKPPGVGTNTNNNNPPRLPPGSQGNMVQRQGPVPGRVYVMNA, from the coding sequence ATGTCTAACCCCAAAAGTTCGGAGGTGAATCAACCAATAACCCAAGACCAGTCAGACACCAGAACCCTTGTCGCCATGATAGCTGAAGCTGTGAAAGGAAATAAGTCTAATGGGGAAGATGAGGGTATGAAATATTTTAGGAAAATGGCTAGCTATAACCCAAGAACTTACGACGGAAAAACTGACCCTGTGGTCTTTGAGGATTGGGTAAGGGGTATGGACAAACTTTTTGAGGCTGTAAACTGCCCTGACAAATGGAAGGTCGGATTTGCTGTTTACTACCTGGTCGGCCAAGCTGACCTTTGGTGGGAAACAGTcaaggaaaagaaaaatgagGAAGGTTTTGGATGGGCCGAGTTCAAGGAACTCCTGAGGTCAAAATTTTACCCCGTGTCTCTTAGGAGACAGAAGGAAGAGGAATTTAATAGTTTAAGACAGGGGTCAATGTCTGTTATGGAATATGCAGCGAAATTCATGGAATTGTCTCGATTCGCACCGCACATGGTGGCGACTGAGGAATTGAGAATGAATCGTTTTGAAAGGGGGCTTAATTGGAGCCTTCGTGACAGGTTGTCAACCCATACCTGTTTGAACTACCAAGAGATGTATGACAAGGCTACCAATGCAGAAAGGATAATGAAGGAGCGTGAGGGtgaacaaaccaaaccaaaaagaAAGTTTGAGGGAGGCGGTGCGTTAggtcaaaattatcagaataagCAGCCTAATTTGGCAGGAGGAAGGTTTCCCTCAAACATGTTTCAGGGAAGAAACCAGATGCCCCGATGTGCAAAATGTGGATTAACCAATCACAACACAAACCAATGTAGGTACCCCATCCTGCGATGCTTTGAGTGTGGGAGCCCTGATCATAAAAGGGTAAACTGCCCGATAGCAAGGAGCAAGCCGCCTGGAGTGGGCACCAACACTAACAACAACAACCCCCCTAGGCTTCCCCCAGGGTCGCAAGGAAACATGGTACAAAGACAAGGCCCTGTGCCTGGTCGAGTGTACGTGATGAATGCCTAG